The following coding sequences are from one Lathamus discolor isolate bLatDis1 chromosome 10, bLatDis1.hap1, whole genome shotgun sequence window:
- the FAM114A2 gene encoding protein FAM114A2 isoform X3 has protein sequence MSEKDSDEGLKEETLNEDGNEQKAEDLGGTESNQEKEQEIEPVPMTRRRPEPKPPSQLAATEKPAAETLKASDSSAAVQTGWGYWGSWGKSLLSTASATVATVGQGISNVIEKAETTLGIPSPSEISSETRDATRGSENPGASSTDAVGDGSSFPIAGALEVLSTISTAVQSTGKSVISGGLDALEFIGKKTMDVIAEGDPGFKKTKGLMNRNSTLSQVLREAKEKEEQQTATEVTMATEKKAHYGLLFDEFQGLSHLEALELLSRESESKVKSVLSALSGEELDTLKEEMEQLKEAFSLPEFFEEEEEERKGDEEFTKEVTELFSELRISSSPAKLITVRTSAHEWIAQFNSSLPKEEKESEENQQVESRDGDHDARKPVEDIHAFAIRSLAELTACSIEMFHKTAALFLRGQKQEVTATDRAKSLSQMTIVLCKELSTFSKEFTTCLTAAGVKEKADVLNPLITGVFLEASNSASYIQDAFQLLLPVLQISLIEARTELSQ, from the exons ATGTCTGAAAAAGATAGTGATGAAGGTCTGAAAGAAGAAACCTTAAATGAAGATGGAAAtgaacagaaagcagaggaCCTTGGTGGCACTGAGAGCAATCAGGAGAAAGAGCAAGAGATCGAGCCTGTGCCTATGACTCGGAGAAGACCTGAACCCAAACCCCCAAGTCAACTTGCTGCCACAGAAAAGCCTGCAGCTGAAACCCTCAAG GCCTCTGATTCTTCAGCTGCAGTTCAGACAGGATGGGGGTACTGGGGAAGCTGGGGGAAATCTCTTCTGTCAACTGCATCTGCTACTGTAGCTACTGTAG GTCAAGGTATTTCAAACGTCatagaaaaagcagaaacaaccCTTGGGATCCCCAGTCCAAGTGAAATCTCTTCAGAAACTAGAGATGCTACAAGAG GAAGCGAAAATCCTGGTGCTAGCAGCACAGATGCAGTTGGGGATGGCAGTTCCTTTCCTATTGCCGGAGCTCTTGAAGTATTATCAACCATCTCTACTGCTGTCCAAAGCACA GGAAAAAGTGTTATTAGTGGAGGTCTGGATGCCTTGGAATTCATTGGGAAAAAGACAATGGATGTAATAGCTGAGGGAGATCCTGGATTCAAAAAAACAAAGGGCCTAATGAACAGAAACTCCACATTATCTCAG gtctTACGAgaggcaaaggagaaagaagagcagCAGACAGCTACTGAGGTTACCATGGCTACGGAGAAGAAAGCCCATTATGGGTTACTGTTTGATGAGTTTCAgggtctttctcatctggaggCCTTAGAGTTGCTTTCCAGAGAGAGTGAATCAAAG GTGAAATCGGTTCTAAGTGCTCTCTCTGGAGAAGAGTTGGACACACTGAAAGAGGAAATGGAACAGCtcaaagaagcattttctttaccTGAATTCtttgaagaagaggaggaagaaaggaagg GAGATGAAGAGTTCACAAAAGAAGTAACAGAGTTGTTTTCAGAGTTGCGCATCTCCTCAAGCCCGGCCAAACTGATCACA GTGAGGACATCTGCTCATGAATGGATAGCACAATTCAACAGTAGTCttcctaaagaagaaaaagagagtgAAGAGAATCAACAAGTAGAATCCAGAGATGGTGACCACGATGCTAGAAAACCAGTAGAG GATATTCATGCATTTGCCATAAGAAGTCTGGCTGAACTGACAGCATGCTCCATTGAAATGTTCCACAAAACTGCAGCTTTGTTTCTACGTGGTCAGAAACAAGAGGTGACAGCCACAGACAGAGCCAAGTCCCTTTCACA AATGACAATTGTGCTGTGTAAAGAACTGTCAACTTTCTCTAAAGAGTTTACTACGTGCTTAACGGCTGCAGGG GtcaaagagaaagcagatgTGCTTAATCCCTTAATCACTGGAGTGTTTTTGGAG gCTTCAAACAGTGCTTCATATATCCAAGATGCCTTCCAGCTCTTGCTGCCTGTACTTCAGATCTCTCTTATTGAGGCTAGAACGGAACTATCACAGTAA
- the FAM114A2 gene encoding protein FAM114A2 isoform X2 translates to MSEKDSDEGLKEETLNEDGNEQKAEDLGGTESNQEKEQEIEPVPMTRRRPEPKPPSQLAATEKPAAETLKASDSSAAVQTGWGYWGSWGKSLLSTASATVATVGQGISNVIEKAETTLGIPSPSEISSETRDATRGSENPGASSTDAVGDGSSFPIAGALEVLSTISTAVQSTGKSVISGGLDALEFIGKKTMDVIAEGDPGFKKTKGLMNRNSTLSQVLREAKEKEEQQTATEVTMATEKKAHYGLLFDEFQGLSHLEALELLSRESESKVKSVLSALSGEELDTLKEEMEQLKEAFSLPEFFEEEEEERKGDEEFTKEVTELFSELRISSSPAKLITVRTSAHEWIAQFNSSLPKEEKESEENQQVESRDGDHDARKPVEDIHAFAIRSLAELTACSIEMFHKTAALFLRGQKQEVTATDRAKSLSQMTIVLCKELSTFSKEFTTCLTAAGVKEKADVLNPLITGVFLEASNSASYIQDAFQLLLPVLQISLIEARTELSQS, encoded by the exons ATGTCTGAAAAAGATAGTGATGAAGGTCTGAAAGAAGAAACCTTAAATGAAGATGGAAAtgaacagaaagcagaggaCCTTGGTGGCACTGAGAGCAATCAGGAGAAAGAGCAAGAGATCGAGCCTGTGCCTATGACTCGGAGAAGACCTGAACCCAAACCCCCAAGTCAACTTGCTGCCACAGAAAAGCCTGCAGCTGAAACCCTCAAG GCCTCTGATTCTTCAGCTGCAGTTCAGACAGGATGGGGGTACTGGGGAAGCTGGGGGAAATCTCTTCTGTCAACTGCATCTGCTACTGTAGCTACTGTAG GTCAAGGTATTTCAAACGTCatagaaaaagcagaaacaaccCTTGGGATCCCCAGTCCAAGTGAAATCTCTTCAGAAACTAGAGATGCTACAAGAG GAAGCGAAAATCCTGGTGCTAGCAGCACAGATGCAGTTGGGGATGGCAGTTCCTTTCCTATTGCCGGAGCTCTTGAAGTATTATCAACCATCTCTACTGCTGTCCAAAGCACA GGAAAAAGTGTTATTAGTGGAGGTCTGGATGCCTTGGAATTCATTGGGAAAAAGACAATGGATGTAATAGCTGAGGGAGATCCTGGATTCAAAAAAACAAAGGGCCTAATGAACAGAAACTCCACATTATCTCAG gtctTACGAgaggcaaaggagaaagaagagcagCAGACAGCTACTGAGGTTACCATGGCTACGGAGAAGAAAGCCCATTATGGGTTACTGTTTGATGAGTTTCAgggtctttctcatctggaggCCTTAGAGTTGCTTTCCAGAGAGAGTGAATCAAAG GTGAAATCGGTTCTAAGTGCTCTCTCTGGAGAAGAGTTGGACACACTGAAAGAGGAAATGGAACAGCtcaaagaagcattttctttaccTGAATTCtttgaagaagaggaggaagaaaggaagg GAGATGAAGAGTTCACAAAAGAAGTAACAGAGTTGTTTTCAGAGTTGCGCATCTCCTCAAGCCCGGCCAAACTGATCACA GTGAGGACATCTGCTCATGAATGGATAGCACAATTCAACAGTAGTCttcctaaagaagaaaaagagagtgAAGAGAATCAACAAGTAGAATCCAGAGATGGTGACCACGATGCTAGAAAACCAGTAGAG GATATTCATGCATTTGCCATAAGAAGTCTGGCTGAACTGACAGCATGCTCCATTGAAATGTTCCACAAAACTGCAGCTTTGTTTCTACGTGGTCAGAAACAAGAGGTGACAGCCACAGACAGAGCCAAGTCCCTTTCACA AATGACAATTGTGCTGTGTAAAGAACTGTCAACTTTCTCTAAAGAGTTTACTACGTGCTTAACGGCTGCAGGG GtcaaagagaaagcagatgTGCTTAATCCCTTAATCACTGGAGTGTTTTTGGAG gCTTCAAACAGTGCTTCATATATCCAAGATGCCTTCCAGCTCTTGCTGCCTGTACTTCAGATCTCTCTTATTGAGGCTAGAACGGAACTATCACA ATCCTAG
- the FAM114A2 gene encoding protein FAM114A2 isoform X1: MSEKDSDEGLKEETLNEDGNEQKAEDLGGTESNQEKEQEIEPVPMTRRRPEPKPPSQLAATEKPAAETLKASDSSAAVQTGWGYWGSWGKSLLSTASATVATVGQGISNVIEKAETTLGIPSPSEISSETRDATRGSENPGASSTDAVGDGSSFPIAGALEVLSTISTAVQSTGKSVISGGLDALEFIGKKTMDVIAEGDPGFKKTKGLMNRNSTLSQVLREAKEKEEQQTATEVTMATEKKAHYGLLFDEFQGLSHLEALELLSRESESKVKSVLSALSGEELDTLKEEMEQLKEAFSLPEFFEEEEEERKGKRAPGDEEFTKEVTELFSELRISSSPAKLITVRTSAHEWIAQFNSSLPKEEKESEENQQVESRDGDHDARKPVEDIHAFAIRSLAELTACSIEMFHKTAALFLRGQKQEVTATDRAKSLSQMTIVLCKELSTFSKEFTTCLTAAGVKEKADVLNPLITGVFLEASNSASYIQDAFQLLLPVLQISLIEARTELSQS, encoded by the exons ATGTCTGAAAAAGATAGTGATGAAGGTCTGAAAGAAGAAACCTTAAATGAAGATGGAAAtgaacagaaagcagaggaCCTTGGTGGCACTGAGAGCAATCAGGAGAAAGAGCAAGAGATCGAGCCTGTGCCTATGACTCGGAGAAGACCTGAACCCAAACCCCCAAGTCAACTTGCTGCCACAGAAAAGCCTGCAGCTGAAACCCTCAAG GCCTCTGATTCTTCAGCTGCAGTTCAGACAGGATGGGGGTACTGGGGAAGCTGGGGGAAATCTCTTCTGTCAACTGCATCTGCTACTGTAGCTACTGTAG GTCAAGGTATTTCAAACGTCatagaaaaagcagaaacaaccCTTGGGATCCCCAGTCCAAGTGAAATCTCTTCAGAAACTAGAGATGCTACAAGAG GAAGCGAAAATCCTGGTGCTAGCAGCACAGATGCAGTTGGGGATGGCAGTTCCTTTCCTATTGCCGGAGCTCTTGAAGTATTATCAACCATCTCTACTGCTGTCCAAAGCACA GGAAAAAGTGTTATTAGTGGAGGTCTGGATGCCTTGGAATTCATTGGGAAAAAGACAATGGATGTAATAGCTGAGGGAGATCCTGGATTCAAAAAAACAAAGGGCCTAATGAACAGAAACTCCACATTATCTCAG gtctTACGAgaggcaaaggagaaagaagagcagCAGACAGCTACTGAGGTTACCATGGCTACGGAGAAGAAAGCCCATTATGGGTTACTGTTTGATGAGTTTCAgggtctttctcatctggaggCCTTAGAGTTGCTTTCCAGAGAGAGTGAATCAAAG GTGAAATCGGTTCTAAGTGCTCTCTCTGGAGAAGAGTTGGACACACTGAAAGAGGAAATGGAACAGCtcaaagaagcattttctttaccTGAATTCtttgaagaagaggaggaagaaaggaagggtaAAAGAGCCCCAG GAGATGAAGAGTTCACAAAAGAAGTAACAGAGTTGTTTTCAGAGTTGCGCATCTCCTCAAGCCCGGCCAAACTGATCACA GTGAGGACATCTGCTCATGAATGGATAGCACAATTCAACAGTAGTCttcctaaagaagaaaaagagagtgAAGAGAATCAACAAGTAGAATCCAGAGATGGTGACCACGATGCTAGAAAACCAGTAGAG GATATTCATGCATTTGCCATAAGAAGTCTGGCTGAACTGACAGCATGCTCCATTGAAATGTTCCACAAAACTGCAGCTTTGTTTCTACGTGGTCAGAAACAAGAGGTGACAGCCACAGACAGAGCCAAGTCCCTTTCACA AATGACAATTGTGCTGTGTAAAGAACTGTCAACTTTCTCTAAAGAGTTTACTACGTGCTTAACGGCTGCAGGG GtcaaagagaaagcagatgTGCTTAATCCCTTAATCACTGGAGTGTTTTTGGAG gCTTCAAACAGTGCTTCATATATCCAAGATGCCTTCCAGCTCTTGCTGCCTGTACTTCAGATCTCTCTTATTGAGGCTAGAACGGAACTATCACA ATCCTAG